The genomic stretch CCGCCTTCCACTTGGAACGCAAGCAACTTTAATGATACTAGTTGGCCGTCAGGTGCGGGTGAATTTGGTTTTGGTGAGGGTGATGAGGCGACAGTTCTCGTAAAAATGAATCCATCAATAACTTATTATTTCAGAAAAAAAGTTACGTTTTCTACAAGCCCTTCCGGTATGACATTTAATCTTAATTTCAAGCATGATGACGGAGCGATCGTATATGTAAATGGGGTAGAAGTAATACGTACATCATTGATGCCTGCTGGACCTGTGACGTATACTACAGAAACAACAGATTTTCTTCCTAATAATCTAGAAAATACATATATTTCTTATACAATACAAGGATCGAGCTTCCAGGCTGGCGAAAATACAATTGCCATCGAAGTCCATAATCAAAGGACAACTAGTTCAGATGTTTCTTTCGATGCTGAGCTGGTTTTTTCTTCAACACTCAGTACCATAGAAAATACTTTTAAAAACAAAATAACTGTGTATCCTACTGTACTTAAAAAAGATGATCTATTAAATGTAAACTTTTTAGGAAGTAAAGGTGTTTTGCATATTTTAAGCTCTGAAGGAAGGTTAGTAAAAACTAATGTACTTACAAAAGGAATTAATAAAATCCCAACAAGCTTTAGCAGCGAAGGAGTTTATTTTTATAGTATAGCTGACGAAAAAGAAAATATAATTTCAGGTAAAATTATAGTGAAATAAGCTTGTTAAAACCTTATTGAATACTAATCGAAAAATGGTCAGAAGAGATTCCGACCATTTTTTCTAAAAACAAATTTATGAAAAAAATAATATTTTTTATTTTGATAATGTTTACTTTCGCTTTAGTAAGGGCGCAAGTGATATTTCCGAAAGAAAGTGTGTGGAAATACCTGAATATAAATTCAGCGCCGCCTTCCACTTGGAACGCAAGTAGCTTTGATGATGCGAGCTGGTCTTCGGGAGCAGGTGAATTCGGCTATGGTGAGGGCGATGAGGCAACAGTGCTCGTTAAAAAGAATCCTTCAGTCACTTATTATTTCAGAAAAAAAGTTACGATTTCTGCAAATCCTGCCGGTATGATTTTTAATCTTAACTTTAAGCATGATGACGGGGCAATTGTGTATGTAAATGGGGTAGAAGTAATACGTACATCATTGATGCCTACCGGAACTGTGACGTTTACTACAGGGACTACAGATTTCCTTCCTAATAGTGAAGAGAACAAATATCATTCTTATGCAATTCAAGGATCAAGCTTCCAGACTGGTGAAAATATAATCGCCATCGAAGTTCATAATCAAAACACAAGTAGTTCGGATGTTTCTTTCGATGCCGAGCTGGTTGTTCCTCAGGTAGTATTTCCCAAAAACAGCAGTTGGAAGTATTTGAATGTTGAAACCGCTCCCCCTGCAAACTGGAATGCGGAAACCTTTAACGACACAAGCTGGCCTTCAGGTCTTGGCGAATTAGGTTTTGGAGATGGTGATGAAGCAACATTACTTATCAAGAAAAATCCTTCATTGGCTTATTATTTCAGAAAAAAAATAAATCTGCCTTTTAATCCCCAAAATGTTTTGTTTAAACTTAACATAAGGCATGATGATGGCGTTGTAATATATATTAATGGCGTTGAAGCAAAACGTTCTGAACTTATGCCGACGGGAGCCATCACTTATACAACTGGCACGACCGGCGCAATTTCTGATGAAAATGCATACAATACTTATATTCTTACTGGAGCAAGATTTCATCAGGGAGATAATACCATTGCCATCGAAGTTCATAATCAAAATACCGGCAGTTCAGATGTTTCTTTTGACGCCGAACTGCTTATTGATAACACTACTGTGATAGAAAATGATGGTCCATATGTTCTCGACAGAAACGGGCAAAAAATAGTACATCATATTACCAACGGACAATTAATAACTCAAACCCTACCATCTTCAGGATTACAGACAATTACATGTCCTGTAGGTGATGGTACAAGTTTTCAGGTAAATCTACGTACGCAGTATCCTACAGAAAAATCGACTTATCCATTGCCTCAGAAAATGTTGGTTTTTTCTGATATTGAAGGCAATATGCCTGCATTGGTTTCTCTTTTGAAAAAGGCAGGTGTGATAAATAATAACTATGAATGGATCTATGGTAAAGGGCGGATAGTATTTGCAGGAGATATGTTTGACCGTGGAACACAAGTGATAGAATGTCTGTGGCTTATTTATAAACTAGAGGCTGAATCTGCTGCTGTGGGAGGTAAAATTCATTTTATTTTAGGAAATCATGATGTGATGAATCTTATAAATGATTTGCGTTATGTGGATGATAAATATTTTATAAGTTCTGAGTTGATGCAAGAAAATATCAGTAATATTCACGATGCAACAAGCGAACTGGGAAGATGGCTCAGAAGTAAAAATGTCATTGAAAAAATAGGG from Chryseobacterium indoltheticum encodes the following:
- a CDS encoding T9SS type A sorting domain-containing protein, encoding MKKLLLFISFVMTFAVVSAQQAIFPKLSMWKYLNISSAPPSTWNASNFNDTSWPSGAGEFGFGEGDEATVLVKMNPSITYYFRKKVTFSTSPSGMTFNLNFKHDDGAIVYVNGVEVIRTSLMPAGPVTYTTETTDFLPNNLENTYISYTIQGSSFQAGENTIAIEVHNQRTTSSDVSFDAELVFSSTLSTIENTFKNKITVYPTVLKKDDLLNVNFLGSKGVLHILSSEGRLVKTNVLTKGINKIPTSFSSEGVYFYSIADEKENIISGKIIVK
- a CDS encoding metallophosphoesterase; this translates as MKKIIFFILIMFTFALVRAQVIFPKESVWKYLNINSAPPSTWNASSFDDASWSSGAGEFGYGEGDEATVLVKKNPSVTYYFRKKVTISANPAGMIFNLNFKHDDGAIVYVNGVEVIRTSLMPTGTVTFTTGTTDFLPNSEENKYHSYAIQGSSFQTGENIIAIEVHNQNTSSSDVSFDAELVVPQVVFPKNSSWKYLNVETAPPANWNAETFNDTSWPSGLGELGFGDGDEATLLIKKNPSLAYYFRKKINLPFNPQNVLFKLNIRHDDGVVIYINGVEAKRSELMPTGAITYTTGTTGAISDENAYNTYILTGARFHQGDNTIAIEVHNQNTGSSDVSFDAELLIDNTTVIENDGPYVLDRNGQKIVHHITNGQLITQTLPSSGLQTITCPVGDGTSFQVNLRTQYPTEKSTYPLPQKMLVFSDIEGNMPALVSLLKKAGVINNNYEWIYGKGRIVFAGDMFDRGTQVIECLWLIYKLEAESAAVGGKIHFILGNHDVMNLINDLRYVDDKYFISSELMQENISNIHDATSELGRWLRSKNVIEKIGPYIFLHGGVSPTIANLGLSYTQMNDLARQKIANAPCTGNCATINSGGLYWYRGISQNLITQQEMDTILLNLDGYKTFMGHTIVADSITSLYNNKAYMVDIHHESTFNTDGTVIALLYENCNFYQLKTSNSPNVLTLLETVSNNITLPQENIAISSTVQNTGTHPLGICYNTIGKITTMGNISDITGTLSVKEWIDPTQHPAFVKRHQEINMQNGATNNATGDLTLYFSQEDFDSFNIINSTKLPIAAGDTQGIANIRVSKILGTSQDSSGLPQSYSGQESIINPADSDITWDPIMQIWSVKFPVTGFGAFFIKTNTQTLSNTENTLKSKITVYPTLLKKDDILTVDFLGSKGVLHILSAEGRLVKTTILTKGINKIPTSFSNEGVYFYSIVDEKENVISGKILVK